In Streptomyces chartreusis, the following proteins share a genomic window:
- the pdxS gene encoding pyridoxal 5'-phosphate synthase lyase subunit PdxS: protein MSNSENQTPEIGTARVKRGMAEQLKGGVIMDVVTPEQAKIAEDAGAVAVMALERVPADIRKDGGVARMSDPDMIEGIIEAVSIPVMAKSRIGHFVEAQVLQSLGVDYIDESEVLTPADEVNHSDKWSFTTPFVCGATNLGEALRRIAEGAAMIRSKGEAGTGNVVEAVRHLRQIKNEIAKLRGFDNHELYAAAKELRAPYELVKEVAELGKLPVVLFSAGGVATPADAALMRQLGAEGVFVGSGIFKSGDPAKRAAAIVKATTFYDDPKIIADASRNLGEAMVGINCDTLPETERYANRGW from the coding sequence GTGTCCAACTCCGAAAACCAGACCCCCGAGATCGGCACCGCCCGTGTGAAGCGCGGCATGGCCGAGCAGCTCAAGGGTGGCGTGATCATGGACGTCGTCACGCCGGAGCAGGCGAAGATCGCCGAGGACGCGGGCGCCGTCGCCGTGATGGCCCTGGAGCGGGTCCCGGCCGACATCCGCAAGGACGGCGGCGTGGCCCGGATGTCCGACCCGGACATGATCGAAGGCATCATCGAGGCCGTCTCGATCCCGGTCATGGCCAAGTCCCGCATCGGCCACTTCGTCGAGGCCCAGGTCCTGCAGTCCCTCGGCGTCGACTACATCGACGAGTCCGAGGTCCTCACCCCGGCCGACGAGGTCAACCACTCCGACAAGTGGTCCTTCACGACCCCCTTCGTCTGCGGCGCCACCAACCTCGGTGAGGCCCTGCGCCGGATCGCCGAGGGCGCGGCCATGATCCGCTCAAAGGGCGAGGCCGGCACCGGCAACGTCGTCGAGGCCGTCCGCCACCTGCGCCAGATCAAGAACGAGATCGCCAAGCTGCGCGGCTTCGACAACCACGAGCTGTACGCCGCCGCCAAGGAGCTGCGCGCCCCGTACGAGCTCGTCAAGGAGGTCGCCGAGCTCGGCAAGCTGCCGGTCGTGCTGTTCTCCGCCGGCGGTGTCGCCACCCCGGCCGACGCCGCGCTGATGCGCCAGCTCGGCGCCGAGGGCGTCTTCGTCGGCTCCGGCATCTTCAAGTCCGGCGACCCGGCCAAGCGCGCCGCCGCCATCGTGAAGGCCACGACCTTCTACGACGACCCGAAGATCATCGCGGACGCGTCCCGCAACCTCGGCGAGGCCATGGTCGGCATCAACTGCGACACCCTCCCCGAGACCGAGCGCTACGCCAACCGCGGCTGGTAA
- the pdxT gene encoding pyridoxal 5'-phosphate synthase glutaminase subunit PdxT, giving the protein MSNTPVIGVLALQGDVREHLIALAAVDAVARPVRRPEELAEIDGLVIPGGESTTISKLAVLFGVMDPLRARVRDGLPVYGTCAGMIMLADKILDPRSGQETIGGIDMIVRRNAFGRQNESFEAALDVKGIAGDPVEGVFIRAPWVESVGAEAEVLAEHEGHIVAVRQGNALATSFHPELTGDHRVHGLFADMVRANRTAESL; this is encoded by the coding sequence ATGAGCAACACCCCCGTCATAGGCGTCCTGGCCCTCCAGGGCGACGTACGGGAGCACCTCATCGCCCTGGCCGCGGTCGACGCCGTGGCCAGGCCGGTGCGGCGCCCCGAGGAACTCGCCGAGATCGACGGTCTCGTCATCCCCGGCGGCGAGTCCACGACCATCTCCAAGTTGGCCGTCCTGTTCGGCGTGATGGACCCGCTGCGCGCACGCGTGCGTGACGGCCTCCCCGTCTACGGCACCTGCGCCGGCATGATCATGCTCGCCGACAAGATCCTCGACCCGCGCTCGGGTCAGGAGACCATCGGCGGCATCGACATGATCGTGCGCCGCAACGCCTTCGGCCGCCAGAACGAGTCCTTCGAAGCCGCACTCGACGTGAAGGGCATCGCGGGCGATCCTGTGGAGGGCGTCTTCATCCGCGCCCCCTGGGTCGAGTCCGTCGGCGCCGAGGCCGAGGTCCTCGCCGAGCACGAGGGCCACATCGTCGCGGTCCGTCAGGGCAACGCGCTGGCCACGTCGTTCCACCCGGAACTGACCGGCGACCACCGCGTGCACGGTCTGTTCGCCGACATGGTGCGCGCGAACCGGACAGCGGAGTCCTTGTAG
- a CDS encoding YebC/PmpR family DNA-binding transcriptional regulator produces the protein MSGHSKWATTKHKKAVIDAKRGKLFAKLIKNIEVAARMGGVDIEGNPTLYDAIQKAKKQSVPNKNIDSAVKRGGGLEAGGADYETIMYEGYGPNGVAVLIECLTDNRNRAASDVRVAMTRNGGNMADPGSVSYMFSRKGVIIVPKGELSEDDVLTAVLEAGAEEVNDLGESFEVLSEATDLVTVRTALQEAGIDYDSADSSFVPSVQVELDEEGAKKIFKLIDALEDSDDVQNVFANFDVSDEIMEKVDA, from the coding sequence ATGTCCGGCCACTCTAAATGGGCCACGACGAAGCACAAGAAGGCCGTGATCGACGCCAAGCGCGGCAAGCTCTTCGCGAAGCTGATCAAGAACATCGAGGTCGCGGCGCGTATGGGCGGCGTCGACATCGAGGGGAACCCGACGCTCTACGACGCCATCCAGAAGGCGAAGAAGCAGTCGGTCCCGAACAAGAACATCGACTCCGCGGTCAAGCGCGGAGGCGGTCTCGAGGCCGGTGGCGCCGACTACGAGACGATCATGTACGAGGGTTACGGCCCGAACGGTGTCGCGGTGCTCATCGAGTGCCTCACCGACAACCGCAATCGCGCCGCCTCCGACGTCCGCGTCGCCATGACCCGCAACGGCGGCAACATGGCCGACCCCGGCTCGGTGTCGTACATGTTCAGCCGCAAGGGCGTCATCATCGTCCCCAAGGGCGAGCTGAGCGAGGACGACGTCCTCACCGCGGTCCTCGAGGCGGGCGCCGAGGAGGTCAACGACCTCGGTGAGTCCTTCGAGGTGCTCAGCGAGGCCACCGACCTGGTCACGGTCCGCACCGCCCTCCAGGAGGCCGGCATCGACTACGACTCCGCGGACTCCAGCTTCGTGCCGTCCGTCCAGGTCGAGCTGGACGAGGAGGGCGCCAAGAAGATCTTCAAGCTGATCGACGCGCTCGAGGACAGCGACGACGTGCAGAACGTCTTCGCCAACTTCGACGTCAGCGACGAGATCATGGAGAAGGTCGACGCGTAA
- the ruvC gene encoding crossover junction endodeoxyribonuclease RuvC — protein MRVLGVDPGLTRCGVGVVEGVAGRPLTMLGVGVVRTPADAELGHRLVAVEQGIEMWLDEHRPEFVAVERVFSQHNVRTVMGTAQASAVAMLCAARRGIPVALHTPSEVKAAVTGSGRADKAQVGAMVTRLLRLSAPPKPADAADALALAICHIWRAPAQNRLQQAVALHSAKAPSKGRLA, from the coding sequence GTGCGCGTACTGGGGGTGGACCCGGGGCTGACGCGATGCGGTGTCGGTGTGGTCGAAGGCGTCGCCGGACGCCCGCTCACCATGCTCGGCGTCGGTGTCGTACGGACGCCCGCGGACGCCGAGTTGGGCCACCGCCTCGTCGCCGTCGAGCAGGGCATCGAGATGTGGCTGGACGAGCACCGGCCCGAATTCGTCGCCGTGGAGCGGGTGTTCAGCCAGCACAACGTCCGCACCGTGATGGGCACCGCCCAGGCCAGCGCCGTCGCCATGCTCTGCGCCGCCCGCCGCGGCATCCCCGTCGCCCTGCACACCCCCAGCGAGGTCAAGGCGGCCGTCACCGGCTCGGGCCGCGCCGACAAGGCACAGGTCGGTGCCATGGTCACCCGCCTGCTGCGGCTCAGCGCCCCGCCCAAACCGGCCGACGCCGCCGACGCCCTCGCACTCGCCATCTGTCACATCTGGCGGGCCCCCGCACAGAACCGACTCCAGCAGGCCGTCGCCCTGCACTCCGCCAAGGCTCCCTCGAAAGGCCGTCTCGCA